A genomic segment from Pseudobacteriovorax antillogorgiicola encodes:
- a CDS encoding response regulator gives MEASVELKTSKQNRKILVLDDDESFCKLVQAIAGKQDVQLEYITHADEIENVPDLEYFDAIWIDYDLLETTGLAVAEELNENHPTVPVVMISSSNRVFTDDMKELKNIKGILSKWELSDEEIRHDILESSLGHFHSSEDVHSKDWVNNDDEQLEHLRDHFQQEVPHEKYRA, from the coding sequence ATCCTGGTCCTCGACGACGACGAGTCCTTTTGTAAGCTGGTTCAAGCAATTGCCGGTAAGCAGGACGTCCAGTTAGAGTATATTACTCACGCCGATGAGATTGAGAATGTACCAGATCTTGAGTATTTCGATGCCATTTGGATCGATTACGATCTACTTGAAACCACAGGGCTTGCGGTCGCAGAAGAGTTAAACGAAAATCACCCGACAGTTCCTGTTGTGATGATCAGTAGCAGCAACCGAGTGTTCACTGACGACATGAAAGAGTTAAAAAATATCAAGGGAATCTTAAGCAAGTGGGAGCTGAGTGATGAAGAAATTAGGCATGATATCTTAGAGAGCTCCCTCGGTCATTTTCATTCTTCAGAAGACGTACATAGCAAAGATTGGGTCAACAACGACGATGAACAGTTGGAACATCTGCGAGATCATTTTCAGCAGGAAGTGCCCCATGAAAAGTACCGCGCTTAG
- a CDS encoding DUF1328 domain-containing protein: protein MFSWALGFLLLAIVAGVFGFGGIAGTAAGFAKILFVVGLALFALTTVVHAIRGR from the coding sequence ATGTTTTCTTGGGCTTTAGGATTTTTACTACTCGCAATTGTTGCCGGTGTCTTTGGCTTTGGCGGCATTGCCGGAACCGCAGCTGGTTTTGCTAAGATTTTATTTGTCGTAGGCCTTGCCCTATTCGCATTAACAACAGTCGTTCATGCCATCCGAGGTCGCTGA
- a CDS encoding SGNH/GDSL hydrolase family protein produces the protein MNHIVKGSVVLGLTALMGACGDSNDDDSNPPQEQQSFDQNKEVVLTVYGDSISTGVLASTELGEQPGLELFENFTDVISSEGFTQLDLQKSFARSDVAASTSTESYGIPALVAEREGLSSSDVGVVSAAKFGGRLKDVDQMVEKVSQELGDKKSNYVFFMLGGNDFCADLTQDEFRTQYSEKLKLVKSNHSSDSQYLVGYVPPVYKILSYTYEYGPEIGGVDTDLASCEDFRKNTCEPLFRDDAQSRVEGFNQTIAELVPEILGDSVTLAEGIRTWGIAETELAFDCFHPNKNGQETLGSFFRNQ, from the coding sequence ATGAATCATATCGTAAAGGGAAGTGTAGTACTTGGACTCACAGCTCTGATGGGAGCGTGTGGAGATTCGAACGATGACGATTCGAATCCACCTCAGGAACAACAAAGCTTTGATCAGAACAAGGAAGTTGTTCTTACTGTATATGGCGATAGTATTTCTACTGGTGTTTTAGCATCTACCGAACTAGGCGAACAACCTGGCCTAGAGCTGTTTGAAAACTTTACTGACGTGATCTCATCAGAAGGCTTCACCCAATTAGACCTCCAAAAATCATTCGCTCGCTCTGATGTGGCAGCATCCACAAGCACGGAAAGCTACGGAATCCCTGCATTGGTCGCGGAACGAGAGGGTTTAAGTTCCAGCGACGTGGGTGTTGTCTCCGCCGCTAAATTTGGAGGGCGGCTCAAGGACGTTGATCAGATGGTTGAAAAGGTTAGTCAGGAATTGGGTGATAAGAAATCTAACTATGTTTTCTTTATGTTGGGAGGCAATGATTTCTGTGCTGACCTCACCCAGGATGAGTTCCGCACCCAGTACTCTGAGAAGCTAAAGCTTGTAAAAAGCAATCACAGTTCTGATAGCCAATACCTTGTAGGCTATGTACCACCAGTCTATAAAATTCTTTCCTATACTTACGAATACGGCCCCGAAATCGGCGGCGTGGACACAGACTTAGCTAGCTGTGAAGATTTCCGTAAAAATACCTGTGAACCGCTATTCCGTGACGATGCTCAAAGCCGAGTCGAGGGATTCAATCAAACTATTGCAGAATTGGTTCCGGAAATTCTAGGAGATAGCGTGACTCTCGCCGAAGGAATACGAACTTGGGGCATTGCAGAGACTGAGCTAGCCTTCGACTGCTTTCATCCCAACAAAAATGGCCAGGAAACTCTCGGCTCGTTTTTTAGAAATCAATAA
- a CDS encoding 7TM-DISM domain-containing protein, producing the protein MYFKRGPANSFEHDLAGITSHILGQILVVFILCLPRSATSAISDLPINHAHFNDKNEVILDGAWQVFENYNLIEQGEAVPTFLTRTELDWQALGIVQKYPKGTHISLRYFLKGLPSRKHGYALFARFHLPSLIRIYPLGGKRRSLQARVGFPARDFQSEGYGYGIKMVPFVSEGPDQVWVFEIFQSNYRPLYGGSPEFKVLPGELLERELTSPVFSDIICLGSLLILGLYNFMIYVNFRRDITALTLGLTCFASSLRVVGSSYWLRQTYLYKESWEQVAGVLEYLSIFIAPLFFVLYVANLFPKTLPKNLRNGIVGLFLLACTTILIYFDRPFQYLTYYQLILVVGIIFGVLIPLVRASLLKIPGARFILISSALPLFTIGTDILISQGVLNWSYLTGYSMTLFFLLQSHLVGSRLSESYNRVYALNSELTEGNNKNLALIGELKKLIYPHQVTMITENKSRLEETMPTGKHLAACISFDIQSSSTLGHSENYPFFESVLKRCHRVMMRNYDPHSLNAHARDG; encoded by the coding sequence GTGTATTTTAAAAGAGGACCCGCAAACTCTTTCGAGCACGACTTGGCAGGAATCACATCTCACATTCTTGGTCAGATCTTGGTGGTCTTTATACTCTGCCTCCCTCGATCTGCAACCTCTGCAATTAGCGACCTTCCGATCAATCATGCCCATTTTAACGATAAAAATGAGGTTATCCTCGATGGAGCCTGGCAGGTTTTTGAAAATTACAACCTTATTGAGCAAGGTGAGGCAGTCCCAACATTTCTCACTAGAACAGAGCTCGACTGGCAAGCCTTGGGCATTGTCCAAAAGTATCCAAAAGGAACACACATTTCCCTTCGTTACTTCCTCAAAGGGCTTCCATCTAGAAAACACGGTTATGCACTTTTTGCAAGATTTCACCTGCCATCATTGATTAGAATTTACCCTTTAGGGGGGAAAAGGCGCTCCCTACAGGCACGAGTCGGTTTTCCAGCGAGAGACTTTCAATCGGAGGGCTATGGCTATGGCATCAAGATGGTGCCCTTTGTCTCTGAAGGTCCCGATCAAGTTTGGGTGTTCGAAATCTTTCAGAGCAACTATCGCCCTCTTTACGGTGGCTCCCCAGAGTTCAAAGTCCTTCCCGGTGAACTGCTAGAACGAGAACTCACAAGCCCTGTGTTTTCGGATATCATCTGCCTCGGATCACTGCTGATCCTCGGTCTCTATAATTTTATGATTTATGTTAACTTCCGCCGCGACATCACCGCTCTTACCCTAGGCTTAACATGTTTTGCATCAAGCTTAAGAGTTGTTGGTTCTAGTTATTGGCTCAGACAAACCTATCTGTACAAAGAGTCCTGGGAGCAAGTTGCAGGTGTCTTGGAGTACCTATCCATTTTTATAGCTCCACTGTTTTTTGTTCTTTATGTGGCCAACCTTTTTCCGAAAACCTTACCGAAAAACCTCCGAAATGGAATCGTAGGGCTATTTTTACTTGCGTGCACAACCATTCTCATCTACTTCGATCGCCCCTTTCAGTACTTGACTTACTACCAGCTCATCTTGGTTGTTGGCATCATTTTTGGCGTTTTGATCCCACTTGTCAGAGCGTCTCTCCTAAAAATACCAGGAGCTCGGTTTATCCTAATATCTTCGGCCCTACCCCTGTTCACCATCGGCACCGATATTTTGATTAGCCAAGGGGTCCTGAACTGGTCATATCTTACAGGCTATAGCATGACACTATTTTTTCTTCTGCAAAGCCACCTCGTAGGAAGCCGGCTTTCAGAATCATACAATCGGGTGTATGCACTAAACAGCGAGCTAACAGAAGGAAACAATAAGAACCTCGCCCTTATTGGCGAACTAAAAAAGCTGATCTACCCCCATCAAGTCACCATGATTACGGAAAACAAATCACGACTCGAAGAAACGATGCCGACAGGCAAACATCTTGCAGCTTGTATCTCTTTCGATATTCAATCATCGAGCACTCTGGGTCACTCTGAGAATTACCCGTTTTTTGAATCTGTGCTGAAGCGTTGTCACCGAGTTATGATGAGAAACTACGATCCTCATAGTCTCAATGCTCACGCAAGAGATGGGTGA